CTTAATTAAAAACACTAATAATCCAGATGCACCAGGTACGCTAATCGGTGCTAATGTTGTTGATACTTCATCGCCGGTAAAAGGGATCACCAATTTAAATAACATGGCGATGATTAATGTTTCGGGGCCAGGTCTTAAAGGTATGGTAGGGATGTCGGCTCGTGTATTTTCAGCGATGTCATATGCGGGGATTTCGGTTGTATTAATCACCCAATCCTCGTCAGAGTACAGTATTAGCTTTTGTGTGCCACAGGCTGAGCTTTACCGAGCAGAGGACGCTTTAAGTGATGAGTTCTACTTAGAACTAAAAGATGGTTTACTCGAGCCAATAGAAGTGATCGATAAGCTAGCCATCATCTCAGTTATTGGTGATGGTATGCGAACATTGCGCGGATTATCAGCTAACTTTTTTACGGCGCTAGCAAAAGCCAATATCAATATTGTTGCCATCGCGCAAGGTTCATCGGAACGCTCTATTTCGGTCGTTGTGGATAATGATATTGCCGTAATGGGCGTTAGAGTTGCTCATCAAATGTTATTTGGTACTGATCAAACTTTAGATGTATTTATTATTGGTGTTGGCGGCGTAGGCGGGGCGCTCGTTGATCAGATTAGCCGTCAACAAACTTGGCTTAAAAACAAACAAATTGATTTAAAAGTCTGTGGTCTATTTAATTCAAAACATAGCATATTTAATCGCGATGGACTCAATTTAGCAAACTGGCGTGATGCAATAAAACAGAGCACACAGGCATATACTCTAAATCAAATTATCGAATTTAGTAAAGATAATCGCTTGCTTAACCCTATTTTAGTCGACTGTACATCAAGTGCAGAGGTTGCAGGTAAATACGTCGATCTTCTCGCGAATGGTTTTCATATTGTTACGCCAAATAAAAAGGCCAATACTTGCTCAATGGATTACTATTTACGCTTACGACAAACCGCGGCCAAAAGTAAACGTAAATTTCAATATGACACGAATGTCGGGGCCGGCTTACCAGTTATTGAAAATCTGCAAAACTTACTCAACGCGGGTGATGAACTCATTCGTTTCTCGGGGATCTTGTCAGGATCACTGTCATTTATTTTTGGTAAACTTGATGAGGGTATGTCATTATCAGCGGCGACACAATTAGCTAAAGAGAAAGGCTTTACCGAACCCGATCCTCGCGATGATTTATCCGGTACTGATGTGGCAAGAAAACTTTTAATTCTCGCGCGAGAATCAGGCTTACAGTTAGAACTAGCGCAAATCAAGGTAGAATCAGTTTTACCTGACTCATATTCACAGGGTAATGTGAGTGAGTTTATGGCTAAGCTCCCACAACTTGATGCAGAATTTAAAACTAAAGTTGATACCGCCGCCAAGCAAGGTAAAGTACTACGTTATGTGGGGAGTATTGATAATGGGCAATGTAGTGTTAAAATTGAGGCTGTCGATAGCGATGATCCGCTATATAAAATTAAAAATGGTGAGAATGCATTGGCATTTTATACTCGGTATTATCAACCCATTCCATTAGTTTTGCGTGGTTATGGTGCGGGCAATGATGTAACAGCCGCGGGTGTATTTGCCGACATCTTACGAACAACTTCGAGCAAAATCGGTGGTTAAATGAGCAAGTCAATAAAAGTATATGCCCCAGCCTCAATGGCCAATATTAGTGTCGGATTTGATATTTTAGGGGCGGCAATTCATCCTATCAGTGGTGTAATGCTTGGTGACACTATTATTGTCGAACAAGCAACGCAGTTTCAATTAACGAATAAAGGTCGATTTGTTAAAAACCTACCGAAAGACCCTAAACTTAATATTGTATATCAATGTTGGCAACGTTTTTGTCAGGCAATGGGTAAAACGCTGCCTGTTGCCATCACACTTGAAAAAAATATGCCAATTGGTTCTGGTCTTGGCTCAAGTGCTTGTTCGGTAGTGGGGGCATTCGTCGCCTTAAATGAATATTTTAATAAGCCATTTAATGAGCAACAAATGCTAAGCATGATGGGGGAGCTTGAAGGACGGATCTCCGGCAGCGTGCATTATGATAATGTGGCACCTTGTTATTTGGGTGGAATGCAACTTATTATTGATGAAATGGACATTATCAGTCAGTCCATTCCTCATTTTGATAATTGGTACTGGGTGATGGCCTACCCTGGCATAAAAGTCTCAACAGCAGAAGCGAGAGCGATTTTACCTGCACACTATCAAAAACAGGACTGTGTTGCCCATGGACGTTACGTAGGTGGCTTTATTCATGCTTGTTACACCAACCAGCCACAACTGGCGGTCTCGATGCTACACGATAATATTGCAGAGCCTTATCGTAAACAATTATTACCTAATTTCGAACAAACACAAACGGCAGTTAAACGCTTAGGTGCTCTTGCTTCAGGCATATCAGGTTCAGGACCAACGATTTTTGTTATCGCCGATCAGCTTGAGATCGCTCAGCAAATTGAATTATGGTTGCACGCTCATTATTTACAAAATGATCAAGGCTTCAGCCACATTTGTAAGATTGATAAACAAGGTACGCGAGTTGTTTAACCAACCTATACTGCTCGCAAAATAAACGACTAAACAAAATTTAAGCATAGATAGAGAGTCGAAATATTATGAAACTTTACAATTTAAAAGATCATTCTGAACAAGTTAGCTTTTCTACGGCAGTACAACAAGGGTTAGGTAAAGGGCAAGGACTCTTTTTTCCACAGGATTTACCTAAATTTACGCCGAGTGAAATTGATTCATTATTAACATTGGATTTTGTCAGCCGCAGCGCTAAAATCTTATCAGCATTTATTGGTAGCGAAATAAGCAGTGAAGATATGCAGCGCCTAGTTAAAAATGCCTTTCAATTTCCTGCCCCTGTTAAGCCTATTGAAGACGACATTGGCACATTAGAACTATTTCATGGTCCGACCCTTGCCTTTAAAGATTTTGGTGGTCGTTTTATGGCACAAGCGCTAGTACAAGTCGCGGCTGACAAAAAAATAACTATTTTAACGGCTACATCTGGCGATACCGGTGCAGCGGTTGCACATGCATTTTATAATTTACCTAATATTCGGGTGGTGATCCTTTACCCACAAGGGAAAATTAGCCCTTTACAAGAAAAACTATTTTGTACGCTGGGTGACAATATTCATACTATTGCGATCAAAAGCGATTTTGATGCGTGCCAAGCACTAGTAAAAAAATCATTTGATGATGAAGAGCTAAAAACAAAAATTGGTTTAAACTCCGCTAACTCTATTAACATCAGCCGATTACTTGCACAAATTTGTTACTACTTTGAAGCGTTTGCCCAGTTAACGCCAAAACAACGACAACAGTTAGTGATTTCAGTACCTAGCGGTAATTTTGGCGATCTGACTGCTGGCTTGTTGGCTAAAACGATGGGGCTACCGATCAAACGCTTTATTGCCGCAACTAATGCTAATGATACCGTGCCGCGTTATTTAGCAACGGGCAAATGGCAGCCTCATAAAACAGTCGCGACAATATCGAACGCGATGGACGTAAGTCAACCCAATAACTGGCCACGCATAGAAGAGATCTATAAACGAGAACAGTGGGCATTAAAATCACTTGCTTATGGTGCCGTCTCCGATCAAGTTGCAAAAGAGACAGTACGACAACTTGACCAGAAAGGCTATTTGTCCGAGCCGCATGGTGCCATTGCTTATCGTGTATTGCGCGATCAGCTACAAGAGGGTGAATACGGACTATTTTTAGGTACTGCTCATCCTGCTAAATTTAGGGAAGTTGTTGAAGCTATTTTAGCTAAACCCATTCCATTACCGATAGAACTCGCAGAGCGTGCTGATATGACCTTATTATCTCATGTTATGCCAGATGATTTTGCCAAATTACGCGAATTTCTAATTAGTCTAGCGTGGTAACTTTTTTAGTTATTATTCTATAATGAGCGCTGACAAGCCAAAATCAAAAAATAAGATTTAGCCGGCAAGGATGCAGGCTGTTGTTAAAATAATATAATTAAGCTATTTTATTCAAATGATCTCCATAAATAGCGAGGAAAATAAATGCACTGCCCATTTTGTAATGCAGACGACACTAAAGTGATCGATTCTCGTTTAGTTGGTGAAGGCTATCAAGTCCGTCGCCGTCGACAATGTAATGAATGCAATGAACGTTTTACGACCTTTGAAGTTGCCGAATTGATTATGCCCAACGTGATAAAAAGTAGCAAAATCCGTGAGCCATTTAATGAAGATAAACTACGCAGTG
The genomic region above belongs to Orbaceae bacterium lpD02 and contains:
- the thrA gene encoding bifunctional aspartate kinase/homoserine dehydrogenase I, which produces MKVLKFGGTSVANAERFLRVAEIIENNAKQEQTAIVLSAPAKITNHLVAMVEKTVAGQDIKLNIQDAEMIFASLLAGLADAFPNFAYEEMKRFSLNELNNLKQLFHGIQLLGQCPDSINATIICRGEKLSIAIMAVLLKAKGHSVTVINPVAMLLADGDYLESTVDINESTRRIKELNIAKNDIILMPGFTAGNEKGELVVLGRNGSDYSAAVLAACLRASCCEIWTDVDGVYTCDPRLVPDARLLKTMSYQEAMELSYFGAKVLHPRTILPIAQFQIPCLIKNTNNPDAPGTLIGANVVDTSSPVKGITNLNNMAMINVSGPGLKGMVGMSARVFSAMSYAGISVVLITQSSSEYSISFCVPQAELYRAEDALSDEFYLELKDGLLEPIEVIDKLAIISVIGDGMRTLRGLSANFFTALAKANINIVAIAQGSSERSISVVVDNDIAVMGVRVAHQMLFGTDQTLDVFIIGVGGVGGALVDQISRQQTWLKNKQIDLKVCGLFNSKHSIFNRDGLNLANWRDAIKQSTQAYTLNQIIEFSKDNRLLNPILVDCTSSAEVAGKYVDLLANGFHIVTPNKKANTCSMDYYLRLRQTAAKSKRKFQYDTNVGAGLPVIENLQNLLNAGDELIRFSGILSGSLSFIFGKLDEGMSLSAATQLAKEKGFTEPDPRDDLSGTDVARKLLILARESGLQLELAQIKVESVLPDSYSQGNVSEFMAKLPQLDAEFKTKVDTAAKQGKVLRYVGSIDNGQCSVKIEAVDSDDPLYKIKNGENALAFYTRYYQPIPLVLRGYGAGNDVTAAGVFADILRTTSSKIGG
- the thrC gene encoding threonine synthase, coding for MKLYNLKDHSEQVSFSTAVQQGLGKGQGLFFPQDLPKFTPSEIDSLLTLDFVSRSAKILSAFIGSEISSEDMQRLVKNAFQFPAPVKPIEDDIGTLELFHGPTLAFKDFGGRFMAQALVQVAADKKITILTATSGDTGAAVAHAFYNLPNIRVVILYPQGKISPLQEKLFCTLGDNIHTIAIKSDFDACQALVKKSFDDEELKTKIGLNSANSINISRLLAQICYYFEAFAQLTPKQRQQLVISVPSGNFGDLTAGLLAKTMGLPIKRFIAATNANDTVPRYLATGKWQPHKTVATISNAMDVSQPNNWPRIEEIYKREQWALKSLAYGAVSDQVAKETVRQLDQKGYLSEPHGAIAYRVLRDQLQEGEYGLFLGTAHPAKFREVVEAILAKPIPLPIELAERADMTLLSHVMPDDFAKLREFLISLAW
- the thrB gene encoding homoserine kinase encodes the protein MSKSIKVYAPASMANISVGFDILGAAIHPISGVMLGDTIIVEQATQFQLTNKGRFVKNLPKDPKLNIVYQCWQRFCQAMGKTLPVAITLEKNMPIGSGLGSSACSVVGAFVALNEYFNKPFNEQQMLSMMGELEGRISGSVHYDNVAPCYLGGMQLIIDEMDIISQSIPHFDNWYWVMAYPGIKVSTAEARAILPAHYQKQDCVAHGRYVGGFIHACYTNQPQLAVSMLHDNIAEPYRKQLLPNFEQTQTAVKRLGALASGISGSGPTIFVIADQLEIAQQIELWLHAHYLQNDQGFSHICKIDKQGTRVV